From the Romeriopsis navalis LEGE 11480 genome, one window contains:
- a CDS encoding glycosyl hydrolase encodes MQPKWRRHIGLIYVVVVCLVISWSTIATATSTITIKLAHHPIGISTQYIGACEGNVNFDQADIEDLGINTYRLYGGMSRWEPTDDDGKYGWPTIAQIKQNPDLIPWEKWDTVMRQPTTGSDYANSGNPRELWQGSAAQIFKTLQQAKVRTVLNLRNIDPGNQPTWALQLNPLRTEADRNEWWEHVFATVYWLNVRNDYQIDDFEIHNEPDHRAQGWDGNQADYFELVRVTADAINHVYATYLPDRQVHIHAPKTIGGSRWPKATIAQVGKYFDTVNIHSYDRNISGYVRRVRRWMRRTAHAQSPLWIGEWGTYTKGYNDRDFSLNLIKNMMRMSTPGETYIDGSHLFSLYDWGRNGSFEGLINAQGERRLAYYAFRLGIRALQGGQAVLPATSSNDDVMTIVTQDKQHQLHVLLVNDRNTSRHLTIDVSAILQQGQGTVREFSDTAQDEIVTSLKIQHGKAKIKLPPHTSQLLILAGNERTTSSTASSTLMS; translated from the coding sequence ATGCAGCCTAAATGGAGACGTCACATTGGATTAATCTACGTTGTGGTGGTTTGTCTGGTGATCAGTTGGAGTACGATCGCCACAGCCACTTCCACAATTACAATCAAACTTGCTCACCACCCGATCGGCATCAGCACACAGTACATTGGCGCTTGCGAGGGCAATGTCAACTTTGATCAGGCCGACATTGAAGACCTCGGCATCAATACGTATCGCCTCTACGGTGGCATGTCACGGTGGGAACCAACCGATGACGACGGTAAATATGGCTGGCCAACGATCGCGCAGATTAAACAAAACCCCGATTTAATTCCGTGGGAAAAATGGGATACGGTGATGCGTCAGCCCACCACGGGCAGCGACTACGCTAATTCCGGGAATCCGCGAGAGCTTTGGCAAGGGAGTGCCGCGCAGATTTTTAAGACCTTACAACAGGCCAAGGTGCGAACGGTTTTGAATCTGCGGAATATCGATCCCGGCAACCAACCAACATGGGCACTGCAACTCAATCCACTGCGGACAGAGGCTGATCGGAATGAATGGTGGGAGCATGTGTTTGCCACCGTCTATTGGCTCAATGTCCGCAATGATTACCAGATTGATGACTTTGAAATCCACAATGAACCCGATCATCGAGCACAAGGCTGGGACGGAAATCAAGCCGATTATTTCGAGCTAGTCCGCGTGACAGCCGATGCGATTAATCACGTCTATGCAACCTATTTACCCGATCGCCAAGTTCACATTCACGCGCCCAAAACGATCGGTGGTAGTCGCTGGCCAAAAGCCACCATCGCACAAGTCGGAAAATATTTTGATACGGTGAATATCCACAGTTATGACCGCAATATTTCTGGCTATGTGCGACGCGTGAGACGCTGGATGCGCCGCACCGCCCATGCCCAATCACCGCTCTGGATCGGGGAATGGGGAACTTATACCAAGGGTTATAACGATCGTGACTTCTCGCTAAATCTGATCAAAAACATGATGCGGATGTCAACGCCCGGTGAGACCTATATTGATGGTAGTCATCTTTTTTCGCTTTATGATTGGGGACGCAATGGTAGCTTTGAAGGTTTAATCAATGCCCAGGGCGAGCGACGCTTGGCCTACTATGCCTTTCGTTTGGGAATTCGGGCATTGCAGGGTGGACAAGCAGTTTTACCGGCGACCAGTTCCAACGACGATGTGATGACAATCGTGACACAGGATAAACAGCATCAGCTCCATGTGCTGTTAGTCAATGACCGGAATACATCACGCCATTTAACGATCGATGTATCAGCCATATTGCAACAAGGACAGGGCACGGTACGAGAATTTAGCGATACGGCTCAAGACGAAATCGTCACATCACTAAAAATCCAACATGGCAAGGCAAAGATCAAACTACCACCCCATACCAGTCAACTATTGATTCTTGCGGGTAACGAACGCACAACCAGCAGTACAGCGTCCTCAACCCTCATGTCGTAA
- a CDS encoding VanW family protein → MLAIHPAIKRELRTCLTYGETLLKGYPFCYGRQQDMTQAGCYTYPWSEFVTPIPHRPGAEQINADRLWNLQQAAQHIHGLILLPGQLFGFWNRVPKPTLRNGFRAGPAFKRGKVTTDVGGGLCLISTNVFNALLLAGCEILERHHHSMDPYGERRFFPLGRDAMVYHGYRDLIARNATAIPVQLRLEVLPELGIVRSSLWGNAPCPVLVKLDARITATIPAQITGQMSGYQALAQRWVLPMTSNNPETAAWLQDYSTISSYEPCAPYYRENEVAVSQADLVATSVTT, encoded by the coding sequence ATGCTAGCTATTCATCCCGCTATAAAGCGCGAGCTGCGCACCTGCTTGACCTATGGTGAGACTCTGCTTAAGGGGTATCCATTCTGTTATGGACGTCAGCAGGATATGACGCAGGCGGGCTGCTATACCTACCCATGGAGTGAATTTGTCACGCCGATTCCCCATCGACCAGGGGCGGAACAGATCAATGCCGATCGGTTGTGGAATCTCCAGCAGGCGGCCCAACATATTCATGGATTAATTTTGTTGCCAGGTCAGTTGTTTGGGTTTTGGAATCGTGTGCCAAAACCAACACTCCGCAATGGGTTTCGGGCCGGTCCAGCCTTCAAGCGAGGCAAAGTGACAACGGATGTGGGAGGCGGACTTTGTTTGATTTCGACGAATGTTTTTAACGCTTTACTGTTAGCCGGTTGTGAAATTTTAGAACGGCATCATCACAGCATGGACCCCTATGGTGAGCGACGGTTTTTCCCACTGGGGCGCGATGCGATGGTCTACCACGGTTATCGTGATCTGATTGCGCGTAATGCCACAGCAATTCCCGTGCAATTGCGGCTCGAAGTTTTGCCAGAATTAGGCATTGTGCGATCGAGTCTCTGGGGCAACGCGCCTTGTCCGGTTCTCGTTAAACTCGATGCGAGAATTACCGCGACGATTCCGGCTCAGATAACTGGCCAGATGTCAGGCTATCAGGCTCTGGCGCAACGATGGGTATTGCCGATGACGTCCAATAATCCCGAAACTGCTGCCTGGCTGCAGGATTACTCAACGATATCTTCCTATGAACCCTGTGCGCCCTACTATCGGGAGAATGAAGTGGCTGTATCGCAAGCCGATCTAGTTGCGACATCAGTTACGACATGA